Proteins encoded in a region of the Stieleria neptunia genome:
- a CDS encoding bifunctional acetate--CoA ligase family protein/GNAT family N-acetyltransferase, translated as MVRKMQAAATLKTCEQLAMPIRNLDMIFAPRSVAVIGASERRSSAGRIIVDNLVAGGFVGPVYRVNPKYTSVGGMPCYRSIADLPEAVDLAVICSPAETVPRYVGECGRAGIRGLVILTSGFREAAPGGKVLKEAVLQSAAPFEGLRIVGPNSLGIMAPHLSLNASFVSDIPPKGNIAFISQSAALCTAVLDWALQENVGFSHFVSVGNMMDVGIADLIDYFAIDRWTRSIILYVGSITEPRKFMSAARAFTRTKPIIAYKAGRFTGSAKAAATHTGTMAGVDSVYEAAMKRAGVFRVYSVEQLFDCAKLLSQQKTPSGPRLAIITNAGGPGVMATDELLGQQGSLATLSDDTIEKLNQQLPPVWSHGNPVDVLRDATPERFQSSVELVLADRGVDGVLVVLSPYATTNPTGTAAAVVQAAKHASKPVLAAWMGGGRVREGTELLNAAGIPTYSSPEKGVRAFMNLVAYGRNRETLYETPREVPIEFPLYRAKQRSLVTTFLSEGHDVLTETTSKAFLQAHDIPVIPTHVACSLAYATECAARVGYPVALKVFSPDITHKTHVGGVELNLANRNDVALAYDRILKRAEELCPEARIDGVTVQRMLVEPNSRELIVGAKRDPVFGTVLMVGAGGTTTELLRDLALELPPLNERLARRMVQSLKSWPLLEGEPGRPGINLNRLVEVLMRLSYLVADYPEITELDVNPLLVTSHDVIALDARIVVDHDTVLHPVRPYSHLAIRPYPDEYTKRIILKDSTAILLRPIKPEDEPMWHSLLACCSPESLHMRYRYMFKASTHEMATRFCYIDYDREIAIVAEAEEDGQRKLLGVCHLVADADHHEAEFAILVGDPWQGVGLGSVLMDYCLEICADWGIRSVVAEMAPRNARMIRMFTNRGFVMDRSQSDDVVIARKRLSPLILM; from the coding sequence ATGGTTCGCAAGATGCAGGCCGCTGCCACGCTCAAGACCTGCGAGCAACTTGCCATGCCGATTCGCAATCTAGACATGATCTTCGCGCCCCGTAGCGTGGCCGTGATCGGTGCGAGCGAACGTCGATCCAGCGCCGGGCGCATCATTGTCGACAATCTTGTCGCGGGCGGATTCGTCGGGCCGGTGTACCGGGTCAATCCCAAGTACACCAGTGTCGGCGGTATGCCGTGTTATCGCTCGATTGCCGACTTGCCCGAGGCCGTGGACTTGGCGGTGATCTGCAGTCCGGCCGAGACGGTGCCGCGATACGTTGGCGAGTGTGGTCGGGCGGGCATTCGAGGATTGGTCATTCTGACCTCCGGATTTCGCGAAGCGGCACCCGGCGGGAAAGTCCTCAAAGAGGCGGTGCTGCAATCCGCTGCGCCGTTCGAGGGGCTGCGGATCGTGGGGCCAAACAGTCTGGGCATCATGGCGCCCCACCTTTCACTCAACGCCAGCTTTGTCAGCGACATACCACCCAAGGGGAATATCGCCTTCATTTCACAATCCGCGGCGCTTTGCACCGCCGTGCTCGACTGGGCGCTCCAAGAGAACGTCGGCTTTTCGCATTTCGTGTCCGTCGGCAACATGATGGACGTCGGCATCGCCGATCTGATTGATTATTTCGCAATCGACCGATGGACTCGGTCGATCATCTTGTACGTCGGGTCGATCACCGAGCCACGCAAGTTCATGTCGGCGGCCCGGGCGTTCACGCGAACCAAGCCGATCATCGCTTACAAGGCGGGCCGATTCACCGGGTCCGCCAAGGCCGCGGCCACGCACACGGGAACAATGGCCGGCGTCGACAGTGTCTATGAAGCGGCGATGAAGCGGGCGGGTGTGTTTCGGGTCTACAGCGTGGAACAGTTGTTCGACTGCGCAAAACTTCTGTCGCAACAAAAGACGCCTTCCGGACCACGATTGGCGATCATCACCAATGCCGGTGGGCCGGGCGTGATGGCGACCGATGAGCTACTCGGTCAGCAGGGTTCGCTGGCAACGTTGTCCGATGACACGATTGAAAAGCTGAACCAACAACTGCCGCCGGTTTGGTCGCATGGTAATCCGGTCGATGTGCTCAGGGACGCCACGCCAGAACGATTTCAGTCCTCGGTGGAACTCGTGTTGGCCGACCGGGGCGTCGATGGCGTGTTGGTGGTGCTGTCGCCCTACGCGACGACCAACCCGACCGGCACCGCCGCGGCGGTGGTGCAGGCTGCAAAACATGCGTCGAAACCCGTCCTGGCGGCGTGGATGGGAGGTGGCAGGGTTCGCGAAGGCACCGAGTTGCTCAACGCGGCAGGCATTCCGACGTATTCGTCACCGGAAAAAGGCGTTCGAGCGTTCATGAACCTGGTGGCCTATGGACGGAACCGCGAAACGCTCTACGAAACGCCGCGTGAAGTCCCGATCGAGTTTCCTCTTTATCGTGCAAAGCAGCGTTCCCTCGTCACGACGTTTTTGAGCGAGGGTCACGACGTGCTGACGGAAACCACGTCCAAGGCATTCCTGCAGGCGCATGACATTCCGGTCATCCCCACCCATGTCGCCTGTTCGTTGGCGTATGCGACCGAGTGCGCCGCGCGCGTCGGATACCCCGTCGCGCTCAAAGTGTTTTCACCGGACATCACACACAAGACACACGTCGGCGGCGTCGAACTGAATCTCGCCAATCGCAACGATGTCGCACTGGCGTACGATCGGATTCTGAAACGGGCAGAGGAACTCTGTCCCGAAGCCAGAATCGATGGGGTCACGGTCCAACGGATGTTGGTCGAACCGAATAGCCGCGAGCTGATCGTGGGTGCCAAACGTGATCCGGTCTTCGGAACCGTCTTGATGGTCGGTGCCGGAGGGACGACGACCGAGTTGTTGCGAGACCTGGCGCTCGAGTTGCCGCCGCTGAACGAGCGTCTTGCCAGGCGAATGGTCCAGTCGCTCAAGTCATGGCCCTTGCTGGAGGGTGAACCTGGGCGTCCCGGCATCAATCTGAACCGGCTTGTCGAGGTCTTGATGCGGCTTTCCTATCTCGTTGCGGACTATCCCGAAATCACAGAACTGGATGTCAACCCGCTGTTGGTGACCAGCCATGACGTGATCGCCCTGGACGCCCGGATCGTGGTCGATCATGACACCGTGCTGCATCCCGTGCGGCCCTATTCGCATCTGGCGATTCGGCCCTATCCGGACGAATACACCAAGCGGATCATCCTGAAGGATTCGACGGCCATTCTGCTACGTCCGATCAAACCCGAAGACGAACCGATGTGGCACAGCCTGTTGGCTTGTTGCTCACCCGAATCGCTTCACATGCGATACCGCTACATGTTCAAAGCGTCGACCCACGAGATGGCCACGCGGTTTTGTTATATCGACTACGACCGAGAGATCGCCATCGTCGCCGAAGCCGAGGAAGACGGTCAGCGGAAACTGCTCGGGGTCTGCCACTTGGTCGCCGATGCCGACCACCACGAAGCGGAGTTCGCGATTCTGGTCGGCGATCCTTGGCAAGGCGTCGGGCTCGGTTCGGTCCTGATGGACTATTGCCTGGAGATCTGTGCGGACTGGGGGATTCGATCGGTCGTCGCCGAAATGGCTCCCAGGAATGCACGCATGATCCGCATGTTCACCAACCGTGGATTTGTGATGGACCGCAGCCAATCCGACGATGTGGTGATCGCCAGAAAGCGTCTCTCGCCTCTCATCCTGATGTGA
- a CDS encoding helix-turn-helix domain-containing protein codes for MRTLKKQDWFHEDGFPIVVERRDPQEPFGLHRHEFSEIVIITGGSGVHITGEDSYELTTGDTFVIGGDRPHDYLNMDRLSLINILFVPSELPLFLGDLQSLSGYHALFTLEPAWRSHHNFTSRLQLTPAELAETLRLVKKLDDELKLRRSGFRVMAIAAMLELVTFLSRSYSETRNPTSQTLVRIGETISYMRRNIDRPITLNELVTMSGMSRTNFLRIFEAAMGTSPINYLIQLRIDEASNLLRNTDRSITDIAFTVGFSDSNYFSRQFRKVHDRSPRDYRKRHQ; via the coding sequence ATGAGAACGCTCAAGAAACAGGACTGGTTTCACGAGGACGGATTTCCCATCGTCGTGGAGCGACGTGATCCCCAGGAACCGTTCGGCTTGCACCGCCACGAGTTTTCAGAAATCGTCATCATCACCGGCGGATCGGGGGTCCATATCACCGGTGAAGACAGCTACGAACTGACGACGGGAGACACCTTCGTGATCGGTGGAGACCGTCCCCATGACTATTTGAACATGGATCGATTGAGTTTGATCAATATCCTGTTCGTTCCTAGCGAGCTGCCGTTGTTCCTGGGCGATCTGCAATCTCTCTCGGGATACCATGCCCTGTTCACGTTGGAGCCTGCCTGGCGGAGCCACCATAACTTTACAAGTCGTCTGCAGTTGACCCCGGCGGAACTTGCCGAGACGCTACGGCTGGTGAAGAAGCTCGACGATGAACTCAAGCTGCGGCGATCGGGATTCCGAGTGATGGCGATCGCGGCCATGCTCGAACTGGTGACGTTCTTGTCTCGCAGCTACAGCGAGACGCGAAACCCAACGAGCCAGACACTGGTTCGGATTGGGGAAACGATTTCGTACATGCGACGCAACATCGATCGTCCGATCACGCTGAACGAGCTTGTCACGATGTCCGGCATGTCGCGGACCAACTTCTTGCGGATTTTTGAGGCCGCCATGGGAACGTCGCCGATCAACTACCTGATTCAGCTTCGGATCGACGAAGCGAGCAACCTGCTGAGAAACACCGATCGCAGCATCACCGACATCGCCTTCACCGTTGGCTTTTCAGACAGTAACTACTTCAGCCGCCAGTTCCGCAAAGTACACGACCGGTCGCCGCGCGACTACCGTAAACGCCATCAATGA
- a CDS encoding sulfatase family protein, whose protein sequence is MKNATLLGCCAAWLLVLASSHPARAADDLPNIVVIYADDLGFGDLSCYNDDAPYKTPRLDQMAAEGIRFTDAHSPSTICSPSRYGLFSGQQIYRSTGRGGGAFEGPSGPSYLKPGTLTIADMLKQQGYRTGVFGKWHVGLSWFDKDGKRLGGGFENSLLIDYEKSTPLIDGPNARGFDESFVTPNCPNTDPLYVYIENGMVPTPASVRHQRDTLPNPGGKWRWDNDEGWKSPGYDFVNADLLFYEKTKAFITDHVRQTPDKPFFAVLSTQIAHAPVLPAKEFNGVTDAGPRADFVWELDAIVGRVIDLLNELDIDDDTLVLFNSDNGAETLHVHWMRQDHQHDPSGGWRGMKRDGWEGGHRVPFIARWPGHIPPGQVTDQMTNTTDIFATVASVVGVALPDDAATDSFDMLPVMLGQQPETDPIRPHLLTQSFRGEFQIRQGHWKYLDHQGSGGNGYEQGSMALYALPEQEPDAPGQLYNLKTDPGETTNLYFKEEAKRKELQALLEKLKTSGRSAPIGRKPFRN, encoded by the coding sequence TTGAAGAATGCTACGCTTCTCGGCTGCTGTGCCGCCTGGCTCCTCGTGTTGGCGTCGTCCCACCCCGCTCGGGCCGCTGATGACCTCCCCAACATCGTCGTGATCTATGCCGACGATCTCGGCTTCGGCGACTTGTCGTGCTACAACGATGACGCGCCATACAAGACGCCTCGATTGGATCAGATGGCCGCCGAAGGCATTCGTTTCACCGATGCCCACAGCCCGTCCACGATTTGTTCGCCATCGCGATACGGTCTCTTTTCCGGACAGCAGATTTATCGATCGACCGGCCGGGGCGGTGGAGCGTTCGAAGGACCAAGCGGCCCCAGCTATCTAAAGCCCGGTACGCTAACGATTGCGGACATGCTGAAACAGCAGGGCTATCGCACAGGTGTCTTTGGCAAGTGGCATGTGGGGCTCAGCTGGTTCGACAAAGACGGCAAGCGTCTCGGCGGTGGCTTCGAAAACTCGCTGCTGATCGATTACGAAAAGAGTACGCCGCTGATCGATGGCCCCAACGCCAGAGGCTTTGACGAATCGTTCGTCACTCCCAATTGCCCGAACACCGATCCGCTCTACGTCTACATCGAAAACGGCATGGTCCCGACTCCGGCCAGTGTACGGCATCAGCGCGACACGCTGCCGAACCCCGGTGGCAAGTGGCGGTGGGACAATGACGAAGGCTGGAAGTCGCCGGGCTATGACTTTGTCAATGCCGACCTGCTGTTCTATGAAAAGACCAAAGCCTTCATCACCGATCACGTCCGGCAAACGCCCGACAAACCATTCTTCGCCGTGCTGTCGACCCAGATCGCTCACGCCCCGGTCTTGCCGGCCAAGGAATTCAACGGCGTCACGGACGCCGGGCCGCGAGCCGACTTTGTGTGGGAACTCGACGCGATCGTTGGACGTGTGATTGATTTGTTGAACGAACTGGACATCGATGACGACACATTGGTGCTGTTCAATTCCGACAACGGCGCCGAAACGCTGCACGTCCATTGGATGCGACAAGACCACCAGCATGATCCGTCAGGCGGCTGGCGGGGCATGAAGCGAGACGGTTGGGAAGGCGGTCACCGGGTTCCTTTCATCGCGCGATGGCCGGGACACATCCCGCCCGGCCAGGTGACCGACCAGATGACAAACACCACCGACATCTTCGCCACGGTCGCTTCGGTCGTGGGCGTTGCACTGCCCGACGACGCGGCAACGGACAGCTTCGATATGCTGCCGGTGATGCTGGGACAACAGCCGGAAACCGATCCGATTCGACCTCATCTACTGACGCAGAGCTTTCGTGGCGAGTTCCAGATTCGCCAAGGACACTGGAAATACCTCGATCACCAAGGATCCGGCGGCAACGGATATGAACAGGGCAGCATGGCGCTGTACGCGCTGCCGGAACAAGAACCGGATGCGCCCGGGCAGCTCTACAACTTGAAAACGGATCCCGGCGAGACAACGAATCTGTATTTCAAGGAAGAAGCCAAACGCAAAGAGCTGCAAGCCCTGTTGGAAAAATTGAAGACCTCGGGCCGCAGCGCTCCCATCGGCCGCAAGCCGTTCCGCAACTAA
- a CDS encoding sialate O-acetylesterase — MSRISFLFALLMAIACPPASAQQVASPQPSAAATQTADSLKLAGMFKDHMVFQRESDAAIWGTAKPGATVAVAPSWSQETSTAIADESGKWRTSIETPAAGGPFQIDVNSGSEREQLSDVLVGEVWICSGQSNMQWKLRGFGVDHFKEDVEKATFPRIRFCDVPQALALEGQDDVNARWTVCSPESALNFSAVAYFFGSRLHQELDVPIGLISTNWGGSSAEAWVSPEVLKRDFPEFNEQSATYDEIAEQTGVLFSRGRKPPKGLNQRSPSVLYNAMIRPLIPFAFRGVIWYQGESNVKHPEQYRRLFPAMITDWRTRWGRGNFPFYFVQIAPFAYKQEPVSAAFLREAQLMSLSQPNTAMVVTMDIGDPTNIHPKQKKPVGERLALLALKHDYGQTDLVASGPIYRGHTVEQDAIRLRFAELGSGLASRDGQPLTHFTIAGADKTFVDASAVIDGDTIVVRSDQVTNPVAVRFAWGSGDMPNLSNQDGLPASSFRTDDWPIE; from the coding sequence ATGTCACGCATTTCATTCCTGTTCGCATTGTTGATGGCGATCGCTTGCCCGCCAGCGTCGGCGCAGCAAGTTGCATCGCCCCAACCATCCGCCGCCGCAACACAAACAGCCGATTCCCTGAAGCTGGCGGGCATGTTCAAGGACCACATGGTCTTTCAACGCGAATCCGACGCGGCGATCTGGGGGACGGCAAAACCTGGGGCCACCGTCGCGGTCGCGCCTTCCTGGTCGCAAGAAACGTCCACAGCCATCGCCGACGAGAGCGGCAAGTGGCGCACGTCGATCGAGACGCCTGCGGCAGGGGGCCCCTTCCAGATCGACGTGAACAGCGGTTCGGAAAGGGAGCAACTCTCCGACGTGCTGGTCGGCGAAGTCTGGATCTGCTCCGGCCAATCCAACATGCAATGGAAGCTGCGCGGCTTCGGCGTTGACCACTTCAAAGAAGACGTCGAAAAAGCAACGTTTCCTCGAATTCGGTTCTGCGATGTTCCACAGGCTTTGGCGCTCGAAGGCCAGGACGATGTGAATGCCCGTTGGACAGTCTGCAGCCCCGAGTCGGCGTTGAACTTCAGCGCAGTGGCGTATTTCTTTGGTTCTCGATTGCACCAAGAACTCGATGTGCCGATCGGATTGATCTCGACCAACTGGGGCGGATCTTCGGCAGAGGCATGGGTCAGCCCCGAAGTTCTCAAACGCGACTTCCCCGAATTCAATGAGCAATCTGCGACCTACGACGAGATCGCGGAACAAACCGGTGTCCTGTTCAGTCGCGGCCGGAAACCGCCGAAAGGTCTGAACCAACGCAGCCCCAGCGTGCTTTACAACGCCATGATCCGCCCGCTCATTCCGTTCGCGTTCCGTGGCGTCATCTGGTACCAGGGAGAGTCCAACGTGAAGCACCCGGAACAGTATCGACGGTTATTCCCCGCGATGATCACCGATTGGCGAACTCGCTGGGGGCGGGGCAATTTCCCGTTTTACTTCGTCCAGATCGCTCCATTTGCCTACAAACAAGAACCTGTCAGCGCGGCGTTCTTGCGCGAAGCACAACTGATGTCGCTTTCACAACCCAACACGGCGATGGTGGTCACGATGGACATCGGAGATCCAACCAACATTCACCCCAAACAGAAGAAGCCCGTCGGCGAGCGACTCGCACTGCTTGCCCTGAAGCACGACTACGGGCAAACGGATCTGGTCGCCTCCGGGCCGATCTATCGCGGGCACACCGTCGAACAAGACGCCATTCGACTTCGCTTTGCAGAACTGGGAAGCGGTCTGGCCAGTCGCGACGGCCAACCGCTGACCCACTTCACCATCGCCGGTGCCGACAAAACGTTTGTCGATGCCAGCGCGGTCATCGACGGCGACACGATCGTTGTTCGCAGCGATCAGGTCACGAATCCTGTGGCCGTACGGTTTGCCTGGGGAAGCGGCGACATGCCCAATTTGTCCAATCAAGATGGACTTCCCGCGTCATCATTCCGCACCGATGACTGGCCGATCGAGTAA
- a CDS encoding arylsulfatase: MKRYPALVLATTWIVLAGMAMAPSRSMAQSAEPERPNIIYIMLDEWGYFESGHMGNSDLLTPNIDRFAREGMRLTNAYAGAPVCGPTRCSLLTGLHAGHMSMRKNDGFSPIRAEEPTLGSMLKQQGYATGGFGKWGIGGRGTSGIPEKHGFDLFFGYYDQVHAHTFYPRYLIRNSVEVPLPGNPGLSFYEGETHAQLAIFQESLKFIRKNQDQHFFCYLPWTPPHGLWGIDEDDPSWQLFKDKPWTAGQQTENDAKVYAAFMHLIDRQLGQIISLLKELAIDDNTVIFLCGDNGGQDYFATPERPHGFFGPNLNPETGERFRAGKGSLYEGGLKVPYLVRWPGRIKGASVSDHLLYYPDIMPTLAEIAGAACPTTDGLSFAPSLLGQGDQPTHPYLYWEYQGQTAVRMNQWKAYRGRSGTWELYDLSQDIEEKQNVADDHPDVLKQLVATADEAHHPVQPGEIYDRQLTNKDHRQAPHKGNLNFLKNSGGEARD; the protein is encoded by the coding sequence ATGAAAAGATATCCTGCACTGGTGTTGGCAACCACATGGATCGTGCTCGCCGGCATGGCCATGGCCCCTTCGCGATCCATGGCCCAATCCGCCGAGCCCGAGCGGCCCAACATCATCTACATCATGCTCGACGAGTGGGGCTACTTTGAATCGGGGCACATGGGGAACTCCGATCTGCTGACCCCGAACATCGACCGTTTCGCTCGCGAGGGCATGCGTTTGACCAATGCCTATGCGGGCGCTCCCGTCTGCGGCCCGACCCGCTGTTCGCTGCTGACCGGACTGCATGCCGGACACATGTCGATGCGAAAGAACGACGGGTTTTCGCCGATTCGCGCCGAGGAACCCACCCTGGGCAGCATGCTCAAGCAACAGGGCTACGCCACGGGTGGGTTCGGCAAGTGGGGCATCGGCGGACGAGGCACTTCCGGGATCCCCGAAAAGCACGGCTTCGATTTGTTCTTCGGCTACTACGACCAAGTCCACGCCCACACGTTTTATCCGCGCTACCTGATTCGCAATAGTGTGGAAGTGCCGCTGCCAGGCAATCCCGGCTTGAGCTTCTACGAAGGCGAGACACATGCCCAACTCGCCATCTTTCAGGAGTCGTTGAAGTTCATCCGCAAGAACCAAGACCAGCACTTCTTCTGCTACCTTCCCTGGACGCCGCCCCATGGTTTGTGGGGCATTGATGAAGACGATCCCTCCTGGCAGCTTTTCAAAGACAAACCGTGGACCGCGGGCCAGCAGACGGAAAACGATGCCAAGGTCTACGCCGCATTCATGCATCTGATCGACCGCCAACTGGGACAGATCATCAGCCTGCTGAAAGAGTTAGCGATCGACGACAACACCGTGATCTTTCTCTGTGGCGACAACGGTGGGCAGGACTATTTCGCGACGCCCGAGCGGCCGCACGGTTTCTTCGGCCCCAACCTGAACCCCGAGACCGGCGAACGTTTCCGTGCCGGGAAAGGCTCGCTCTATGAAGGCGGCCTCAAGGTGCCCTATCTGGTGCGTTGGCCGGGTCGGATCAAGGGGGCTTCGGTCTCGGATCATCTACTCTACTACCCGGATATCATGCCGACGCTTGCGGAGATCGCCGGCGCGGCATGTCCGACGACCGATGGCCTGTCCTTCGCCCCCAGCTTGCTCGGGCAAGGCGATCAACCCACGCATCCCTATCTGTACTGGGAATACCAGGGCCAGACGGCGGTGCGGATGAATCAATGGAAGGCCTATCGAGGCAGGAGCGGGACGTGGGAACTTTATGACCTCTCTCAGGACATCGAAGAAAAACAGAATGTCGCCGACGACCATCCAGACGTCCTGAAGCAGCTTGTGGCAACGGCGGACGAGGCGCACCATCCGGTCCAACCAGGCGAAATCTACGACCGCCAATTGACCAACAAAGACCATCGCCAAGCCCCGCACAAAGGAAACCTCAACTTCTTGAAGAACAGCGGTGGGGAAGCCCGCGATTGA